A single genomic interval of Pithys albifrons albifrons isolate INPA30051 chromosome 11, PitAlb_v1, whole genome shotgun sequence harbors:
- the SLC16A14 gene encoding monocarboxylate transporter 14 — protein sequence MYASREDIGYDFGDDSKVGSQPIKPNPNIDGGWAWMIVFSSFLVHILIMGSQMALGILNMEWLEEFNQSRGLTAWVSSLSMGITLIVGPFIGLFISMCGCRMTAIIGGILNALGWILSAYASNVHYLFLTFGVTAGIGSGMVYLPAVVMVGQYFHKRRALAQGLSTTGTGFGAFLMTALLKYLCIEFGWRNAMFIQGAISLNLCVCGALMRPLSAKDLRDKSVVRSDSADNRAKALSHSTETIKSNGVLGEEPEKKEEAANEEVLESVQRTEAGGNSRSGRSLHGLRILKSVSQLTLTVRKGFALWYSSYFGAASLFTNRVFVAFIIWALFAYSSFVIPFIHLPEIVKQYNLSSQDNVFPLTSIIAIVHIFGKVILGIISDLPCISTWNVFLMANFTLVTCILTLPLMQTYVGLAVVCALIGFSSGYFSLMPVVTEDLVGTKHLANAYGIIICANGISALFGPPFAGWIYDITQKYDFSFYIAGLLYMVGIIFLLIQPCIQKKQPRQNSTEEAQV from the exons ATGTATGCTAGTCGAGAGGATATTGGATATGATTTTGGAGATGACTCAAAAGTTGGAAGTCAGCCAATTAAGCCCAATCCAAACATTGATGGAGGATGGGCTTGGATGATTgtattttcatctttccttgTGCACATACTTATCATGGGTTCCCAAATGGCCCTTGGAATACTCAACATGGAATGGCTTGAAGAGTTTAATCAAAGTCGTGGCTTGACAGCATGGGTGAGCTCCCTCAGCATGGGCATTACCCTTATCGTAG GTCCTTTTATTGGTTTATTCATCAGCATGTGTGGGTGCCGCATGACAGCTATAATTGGAGGGATCCTGAATGCCCTGGGCTGGATACTGAGTGCCTATGCCTCAAATGTGCACTACCTCTTCCTTACGTTTGGAGTGACAGCTG gCATTGGAAGTGGCATGGTTTATCTGCCTGCAGTGGTCATGGTAGGGCAGTATTTTCACAAGAGAAGAGCACTTGCACAAGGGCTCAGTACCACAGGAACAGGATTTGGAGCTTTCTTAATGACTGCCTTACTGAAGTACCTCTGCATTGAATTCGGGTGGAGGAATGCCATGTTCATCCAGGGTGCCATCTCCCTGAACCTCTGTGTCTGTGGGGCGCTTATGAGACCACTCTCTGCCAAAGACCTTCGGGACAAATCTGTTGTGAGAAGTGATAGTGCAGATAATCGGGCAAAAGCTCTGTCCCATTCTACAGAGACTATAAAATCTAATGGAGTCCTTGGTGAAGAaccagagaaaaaagaagaggcagCAAATGAAGAAGTGCTGGAGAGTGTTCAGCGCACAGAAGCTGGAGGTAACTCCAGAAGTGGAAGGAGTTTGCATGGACTGCGCATCCTCAAGAGCGTGAGCCAGCTGACACTTACAGTCAGGAAGGGCTTTGCACTGTGGTACTCCAGCTACTTTGGAGCTGCATCACTGTTTACCAATAGAGTATTTGTGGCCTTTATAATTTGGGCTTTGTTTGCCTATAGCAGCTTTGTCATTCCCTTTATTCATCTTCCAGAAATAGTCAAGCAGTACAACTTATCTAGTCAGGACAATGTATTTCCTTTGACATCCATTATAGCCATTGTTCATATTTTTGGTAAAGTGATCCTTGGTATCATCTCTGATCTCCCATGCATCAGCACATGGAATGTCTTCCTCATGGCTAACTTTACCCTGGTCACCTGCATTCTTACTTTGCCACTAATGCAAACATATGTTGGCCTGGCTGTGGTTTGTGCTCTAATAGGATTTTCTAGTGGCTATTTTTCTCTAATGCCTGTTGTGACTGAAGATTTAGTTGGAACTAAACACCTTGCAAATGCCTATGGCATCATCATTTGTGCCAATGGAATATCTGCATTGTTTGGACCACCCTTTGCAG GTTGGATCTATGACATCACACAAAAATacgatttttctttttacatagCTGGCTTGCTGTACATGGTGGGAATAATATTTTTGCTTATACAACCTTGTATTCAAAAGAAACAACCAAGACAAAACTCTACAGAAGAAGCACAAGTATAG